A single genomic interval of Nonomuraea rubra harbors:
- the edd gene encoding phosphogluconate dehydratase: MNHVIQEITDRIAERSAASRTAYLERIRREGEAARAKGPARAHLGCANLAHGFAGAPAEDKPALRGSAKPGVAIVTSYNDMLSAHQPYETYPPELKQAVRKAGGVAQVAGGVPAMCDGITQGRAGMELSLYSRDVIAMSTAIALSHDMFDASLLLGVCDKIVPGLFIGALHFGHLPAIFVPAGPMASGLPNKVKARTRQLFAEGKVGREELLDAEAKSYHSPGTCTFYGTANSNQALMEVMGLHLPGSTFVNPHTELRHALTQAAGRRAVEITAHGAEYTPIGELVDEKSIVNACVALLATGGSTNHTLHLVAMAAAAGIVLTWDDLACLSEVVPSLTKIYPNGQADVNHFRDAGGMQVLIGDLLDEGLLHGDVMTVAGPGLDRYREAPELVDGELVWAPVTGGSKDLDVLRPAADPFSADGGIHMVEGNLGRAVSKVSAVKPEHLVIEAPAKVFHDQLDLLKAFEAGELDGQDFVAVIRYQGPSANGMPELHKLTSPLAVLLDRGQRVAIVTDGRMSGASGKVPAAIHLSPEAADGGPIALVRDGDVIRLDSAAGTLELRVPAEELARRTPEGRPLSDAQWVGTGRELFAAFRRMAGHAEQGAGIFGVSGAESPHHGPGLGFPAEAGSSHLETGAPVGALVR, encoded by the coding sequence ATGAACCACGTCATCCAGGAGATCACCGACCGGATCGCCGAGCGCAGCGCCGCCAGCCGTACCGCTTACCTGGAGCGGATCCGCCGTGAGGGCGAGGCCGCCAGGGCGAAGGGCCCGGCGCGGGCGCACCTGGGCTGCGCGAACCTCGCGCACGGCTTCGCGGGCGCCCCGGCCGAGGACAAGCCGGCTCTGCGCGGCTCCGCCAAGCCCGGCGTGGCCATCGTGACCAGCTACAACGACATGCTGTCCGCGCACCAGCCGTACGAGACCTACCCGCCGGAGCTGAAGCAGGCCGTGCGCAAGGCCGGCGGCGTGGCGCAGGTGGCGGGCGGCGTGCCCGCCATGTGCGACGGCATCACGCAGGGCCGCGCCGGCATGGAGCTGTCGCTCTACAGCCGCGACGTGATCGCCATGTCCACCGCGATCGCGCTGTCGCACGACATGTTCGACGCCTCGCTGCTGCTGGGCGTGTGCGACAAGATCGTGCCGGGGCTGTTCATCGGGGCGCTGCACTTCGGCCACCTGCCCGCGATCTTCGTGCCCGCAGGCCCGATGGCCTCGGGCCTGCCGAACAAGGTCAAGGCCCGCACCCGGCAGCTGTTCGCCGAGGGCAAGGTCGGCAGGGAGGAGCTGCTGGACGCCGAGGCCAAGTCGTACCACTCCCCCGGCACCTGCACCTTCTACGGCACCGCGAACTCCAACCAGGCGCTGATGGAGGTCATGGGCCTGCACCTGCCCGGCTCGACGTTCGTCAACCCGCACACCGAGCTGCGGCACGCGCTCACGCAGGCCGCCGGGCGCAGGGCGGTGGAGATCACCGCGCACGGCGCCGAGTACACGCCGATCGGCGAGCTGGTGGACGAGAAGTCGATCGTGAACGCCTGCGTCGCCCTGCTGGCCACCGGCGGCTCCACGAACCACACGCTGCACCTGGTCGCCATGGCCGCCGCCGCGGGCATCGTGCTGACCTGGGACGACCTGGCCTGCCTGTCCGAGGTCGTGCCGTCGCTGACCAAGATCTACCCGAACGGCCAGGCGGACGTGAACCACTTCCGCGACGCCGGCGGCATGCAGGTGCTCATCGGCGACCTGCTGGACGAGGGCCTGCTGCACGGGGACGTCATGACCGTGGCGGGCCCCGGCCTCGACCGCTACCGCGAGGCGCCCGAGCTGGTGGACGGCGAGCTGGTCTGGGCACCGGTCACCGGCGGCAGCAAGGACCTGGACGTGCTGCGCCCGGCCGCCGACCCGTTCTCGGCCGACGGCGGCATCCACATGGTCGAGGGCAACCTGGGCCGCGCCGTCAGCAAGGTCTCGGCGGTCAAGCCGGAGCACCTGGTGATCGAGGCGCCGGCCAAGGTCTTCCACGACCAGCTCGACCTGCTGAAGGCGTTCGAGGCGGGGGAGCTGGACGGGCAGGACTTCGTGGCGGTCATCCGCTACCAGGGCCCCAGCGCGAACGGCATGCCCGAGCTGCACAAGCTCACCTCGCCGCTGGCGGTGCTGCTCGACAGGGGCCAGCGGGTGGCGATCGTCACCGACGGCCGCATGTCGGGCGCGTCGGGCAAGGTGCCGGCGGCCATCCATCTGTCGCCCGAGGCGGCCGACGGCGGGCCGATCGCGCTGGTCCGCGACGGCGACGTGATCAGGCTGGACTCGGCGGCGGGCACGCTGGAGCTGCGGGTGCCGGCCGAGGAGCTGGCCCGCCGCACGCCCGAGGGCCGGCCGCTGAGCGACGCGCAGTGGGTCGGCACGGGACGGGAGCTGTTCGCCGCCTTCCGCCGGATGGCGGGGCACGCCGAGCAGGGCGCCGGCATCTTCGGGGTGAGCGGCGCCGAGTCGCCGCACCACGGCCCCGGCCTGGGCTTCCCCGCCGAGGCGGGCTCGTCCCACCTCGAGACGGGCGCGCCGGTCGGCGCGCTGGTCCGGTGA
- the glk gene encoding glucokinase, with translation MSAFDLPWLVADIGGTNARFGLVTAPGARPSDVAVLPGADYATLPEAVAAYLAEHAGGVRPGAACLALAGPIDGDHYRLTNSHWSGSIRDLDVPYARLLNDFEALAVSLPHLAGDELVSLGGPAPEHGVKAVLGPGTGLGVGGLVPSVHGWTAIPGEGGHATVPVFEPREIEIVRAVQSQGLPHVVAEHLLSGPGLVRLHRALALVNGVTAPDLTASDIVARVDDSLCAETVEVFCGMLGTFAGNVALTLGARGGVYLAGGVLPRIVERVRASAFRTRFEDNPDMAAYLSEIGTVLIVAAQPGMTGAAAWLSQHARTELVG, from the coding sequence GTGAGTGCCTTTGACCTTCCGTGGCTCGTCGCCGACATCGGCGGGACCAACGCCCGGTTCGGCCTCGTCACCGCGCCGGGGGCGCGCCCGTCGGACGTCGCGGTCCTGCCGGGTGCCGACTACGCCACCCTCCCCGAAGCCGTAGCCGCCTATCTCGCGGAGCACGCGGGCGGAGTGCGGCCGGGGGCGGCCTGCCTGGCACTCGCGGGCCCGATCGACGGCGACCACTACCGGCTCACGAACTCCCACTGGTCCGGCTCCATCCGGGACCTGGATGTGCCGTACGCGCGGCTGCTCAACGACTTCGAGGCGCTGGCCGTGTCGCTGCCCCACCTGGCGGGCGACGAGCTGGTGTCCCTGGGCGGGCCCGCGCCGGAGCACGGCGTCAAGGCGGTGCTGGGCCCGGGGACCGGGCTCGGCGTCGGCGGGCTGGTGCCCAGCGTGCACGGCTGGACGGCGATCCCCGGCGAGGGCGGGCACGCCACGGTGCCGGTGTTCGAGCCGCGCGAGATCGAGATCGTCCGCGCCGTCCAGTCGCAGGGCCTGCCGCACGTGGTGGCCGAGCACCTGCTGTCGGGCCCGGGGCTGGTGCGCCTGCACCGGGCGCTGGCCCTGGTGAACGGCGTCACCGCACCCGACCTGACCGCCTCCGACATCGTCGCCAGGGTGGACGACTCGTTGTGCGCGGAGACGGTCGAGGTGTTCTGCGGCATGCTCGGCACCTTCGCCGGCAACGTGGCACTGACGCTCGGCGCCCGGGGAGGGGTGTACCTGGCCGGCGGGGTGCTGCCCCGTATCGTGGAGCGGGTGCGTGCCAGCGCGTTCCGTACGCGCTTCGAGGACAACCCCGACATGGCCGCCTACCTGTCGGAGATCGGCACCGTGCTGATCGTCGCGGCCCAGCCCGGGATGACGGGCGCGGCGGCCTGGCTGAGCCAGCACGCCCGCACCGAGCTGGTGGGCTGA
- a CDS encoding bifunctional 4-hydroxy-2-oxoglutarate aldolase/2-dehydro-3-deoxy-phosphogluconate aldolase, translating into MSLLDLAPVVPVVVIEDAGTAVPMARALVAGGLPVIEVTLRTPAALEAIARIAEEVPEATVGAGTIRTTDDIAASVSAGARFLVSPGTTLSLVEALDSSGVPYLPGAATVSEVMALAERGIKELKFFPAEAAGGVPYLKSLSGPLPDVRFCPTGGIKPETARDYLALPNVGCVGGSWLTPADALAAGDWGRVEKLAAEAAALR; encoded by the coding sequence ATGAGCCTGCTCGATCTCGCCCCAGTGGTCCCCGTCGTGGTGATCGAGGACGCCGGGACCGCCGTCCCGATGGCCCGCGCCCTGGTGGCCGGGGGGCTGCCGGTCATCGAGGTGACCCTGCGCACGCCCGCCGCCCTGGAAGCCATCGCCAGGATCGCCGAGGAGGTGCCGGAGGCGACCGTGGGCGCGGGGACGATCCGGACCACCGACGACATCGCGGCGTCCGTGTCGGCCGGGGCGAGGTTCCTCGTCTCGCCTGGCACGACGTTGTCGCTGGTGGAGGCGCTGGACTCCAGCGGCGTGCCGTACCTGCCGGGTGCGGCCACCGTGTCGGAGGTCATGGCGCTGGCCGAGCGGGGGATCAAGGAGCTGAAGTTCTTCCCCGCCGAGGCCGCGGGCGGCGTCCCGTACCTCAAGTCGCTGTCCGGGCCGCTGCCCGACGTGCGCTTCTGCCCGACGGGCGGCATCAAGCCCGAGACCGCCCGCGACTACCTCGCGCTGCCGAACGTGGGCTGCGTCGGCGGCAGCTGGCTGACCCCGGCCGACGCGCTGGCCGCCGGGGACTGGGGCCGCGTGGAGAAGCTCGCCGCGGAGGCGGCCGCGCTGCGCTGA